Proteins encoded together in one Macadamia integrifolia cultivar HAES 741 unplaced genomic scaffold, SCU_Mint_v3 scaffold_9A, whole genome shotgun sequence window:
- the LOC122071810 gene encoding uncharacterized protein LOC122071810 — protein sequence MTVIERMVPDLAVQDKIIRESQMYRKCEGSFSRSLAIKQRKAGEGALDPISWWETHGSLAPTLQQYAIRILGLCCSASGCERNWSTFDFIHTKKRNRLEHQRLNDLVYIQYNRRLHSRFQERREKGSNCDPLILDEMNWSSEWITGDQEDGDLVHPGDDLTWGDVDRAIGAST from the exons ATGACAGTTATTGAAAGAATGGTGCCCGACTTAGCTGTGCAAGACAAGATCATACGTGAGTCTCAAATGTACAGAAAATGTGAAGGTAGCTTTTCAAGGAGTTTGGCTATTAAACAACGGAAAGCCggtgaaggagcattggatccta tctcttggtgggaAACACATGGATCTTTGGCCCCTACGCTTCAACAATATGCAATACGCATATTAGGCCTTTGTTGCTCCGCTTccggttgtgagcgcaattggagcacatttgatttt attcacaccaagaagaggaatagactagaacatcagcgcttgaatgatctagtctatatcCAATACAATCGTCGGCTTcattcaaggttccaagaaagaagggaaaaaggcagCAATTGTGATCCattaattcttgatgaaatgaattggagtagtgaatggataacaggggatcaagaagatggagatttagtccatcctggagacgacctcacatggggagatgttgatagagcaatTGGTGCATCTACATAG